The Tautonia plasticadhaerens nucleotide sequence GGCTCCCCAAGACCCCACGAACGGAGCCGGCGAGGCCGCCCCGCCATTCGAGGGCAGTGCGGACGACGACGTCCGCGTGCAGCCGATGGAGCACGGCGAGTTCGGGTCCGAGACGCAGCCCGGGGAGGAGGTCCCCGACACATCGTTCACCGAGCCGCAGCATGAGTTGATGGCCGGGAGTTTCGGGGATCGGTTGCAGGCCGGATCGCCTCCGGGGGAGGACCTCGAACACGCAATGCAACCGGACGAGGACGATGTGCCCGGCGGGGTGAATCGCCCGGCCTGGGCGTATTTCGAGGGGTTCGGGACGCAGGAGGGGGCCGGGGCACTCTCGCCGGGACCGGCGTGGCCTACGTCGGACGAATCCGGCCCGTTCGCCGGAGGACGCGAGGAACTTCAAGCGGACGAGGTCCGGGAATCGCCCCGTCTGCATCCCGTGCTCCAGGCAGAGGATCTGCGATCATTCTCCTTCGATCAGGAAGTTGACACCTCCGAACAACGACCGTGCGACGAGGTCGAGCCGATCGCCCGGAAGTCCCGAAAGTCCAGGGGCGCCCCGAGATCGCGACCGACGCGGGACCCCTGCGCCCCCTGCGAGCCGATTTATGGGCCGCCCGTGACCGTCGACGAGCCGATCGCGGAACGATGCTCGGGGCGGCTCCGGGTGGAGGTGTTCGCCTACCCCGACGCCGAGGGCAAGGGCCCCTTCCTGCCGCAATATCCGTCCCTGGGCGGCGTCACGGTCGACTTCGTTCAGGTCGACACGGGCGCCTCCGACTCTCAGATGATCGACTTGAACGGCTCCACATGGGACCTGATTCAGGGCTGCTACACGGTGTCCGCGCGGCCGACGGCCGGCTACGACCCCCAGAAGACCACCTATTTCGCTTCCGAGGGCAAGGACGACCAACAAATCCACCCCGGGGAGGCGGTCCTGGTCGCGACGGGTCGGGAGACGCTGGTGCGGATCGGGCTGGTGCCCGAACCCTCGCCCGTCGAGGTCCGCGTCTATCTCACCACCGGCCGCGAAGCCAACTCGGAATGCCGATGGCCCATCCACAAGGCCAGGATCGACGTCGATCAGTGCGGGAGGAGGATCGACTGCAACCCCACCGATGAGGACGGTCGGGTCCAGTTCTCGCTCAATTCGACCGAAGCGACAATCCTCAAGCTCAAGCAGACGCAACGGATCCAGGGGCGCGTGTACCGCCTCAGCGGCCCGTCGGAAGTTCGGGTCATGCCGAAGCCGGGGCAGACGTCCTACGTCGAGTTCGCCTACGCCCCGGCGACGGCCAGGATCCGCGTCGATGCGTTCTACGACCCACCGGCCGGTTCGGGCCAGTCGAAATCCCGCGTCTCCAAGGTAGAGTTCGCCCTGGTCGCCGCCGGGGCCGAGGGCGGGGGGAAGAAGGGATGGCTCCGGACCGGCACGTCCGGGGGCGGGCCGGTCGTCTTCGATGACCTCGACGAGACCTCCTATACGATCGAGGCCGTCTCCTGGCCCCCGGAGCACAAGGGGAGGCCGATCGCCCCCTCCGATCCGGCCGGCAGGCGCCAGACGGTCCTGGCGAGCGTCGACGACTCGGCCGTCGTCGAGTTCCTGTTCGGGCCCCTCCTCGGCCGCGTACAAGGTGTCGTTCACGGCGACGAGGGTGGCCTGGAAGGCGTCCCGCTCGTCCTCATCGCGGAGGACGGGGCCAGGTTCGATGCCGTGAGCGGGCCCGACGGCCTTTACGTCTTCGAGGGGGTGCCCCCGGGCCCGGTCGAGGTCGACCCGAGGGACTCGAAACTCGAACTCCGCGATGCCACCTGGATCCTGGTCGAGCGGGACGAGGCGGCCGAATCGGCCAGCCATTCCGGCAACGGCACCGGGCGGGACGGGTCGGACGGCAGCGGCGGGCACTCGCATCGGCGAACCCTCCGCGTGGCGGCCTCCCGGACGGCCCACGGCCCGGACTTCCGCTTCAAGCGGGACCTGCCCCGCATCATCGGCGACATCGTTGACGAGCAGGACCGCGCGATCCCCTACGCCGAGGTGCTCATCTTCGACCAGTCCGGCCGGAACGAGCTGGATCGGGTCTTCTGCGACGAGCACGGCAAGTTCGTCTGGGTCGCGCCGCGATCGGGCGACTACCTCGTCACGCCCCGCTTCCGGGGCTCGGGCGAGGTCGCGACCAGGACCCCCGTCAAGGTCCGGTCGGATGCCTTCGTCCGCCTCAAGGCCCGCTCGTACCGCCCCCCGGGCGACGAACCGCCCCCGGGCCGGGGCCACGGCGAGCTGGCCGGCAACGTCGCCGACATCACCACCTTCCCGCTCCAGATCGACGGGATCCGCCACGCGGCGATGCCCTCGGGTTCGACGGCATCCTCGGCCGGGGCCCCGATGGCGCCGATGAGCCGGCTGGTCGGCGACACGATCCGCCAGGTCCTCGGCTGGCAGCCGCGCCCCGACGACCCGAAGGGCTTCACCGGCGCCCTGAAGCAGTCCTTCACCTGCGTCGAGGAGGACGGGACGAGCGTCTGCAAGTGGACCCCGCGGACCTACGCCGTCCACACCGACCTGTCGGGCGGCATCGCCGGCCCGCAGGCCAGCCTGCACATCCGCGCCAAGGACGCCCTGGACAAATTCCTGCCGCTGCTCAAGGGCCTCAATCCCCTCCGGCTGAACGCCGACGACGAGGATGTCGAGGCGCTGCGATCGGCCGTCGAGATCCAGGCCTCCGCCCTCATCTCCGAGCTCGGCCAGCCGGGAGGCCCGCGCGTCCCCCGCGTCGACCAGATCTTCCGGACCCTGCTCGGCATCGAAGACAGGATCACCGACCCGTCCGAGGTCGGCGGCCTGATGCAGGTCATCCGCGACGAGCTCGGCCTGAAGGACGAGCTGGTCAACACCGTCGAGGAGGAGCGGAACGTCACGAATTACTTCATCATGGTCGACTACCTGACCGGCTTGCGGCAGAGCTGGACGATCAACCGGTCCTACTTCGACCGCTCGGGCGAGGCACAGCCGTTCTTCGGCACGCAGCTGGTGCTGCTGTCGCGGTCGCTCTCGGTGGTCGCCGAGTCGGTCGAGGAGCTGCGGTCGACCTTCGACAGCGTCTTCATCGGCCCGGCCGAGCGGCAGACGCTCGAGATCGCCTTCCCCTCCACCGTCTCGCCGCCCGGCGGCCCGACCGCGGCCGTGATCGGCACCCGCGCGATGATCCTGGAGGATCTGCTGCGGTGGGTCGCCGACTTCGCGGCCCACGAGGGGCCGCGGTACATTCAGGACGGCGGCAAGTTCGCCGTCAGGAACGCCTTCCTGCCGATCGTCGAGACGCTCAGGAACCTGGCCTTCGGCGCCCTCTCCCCGGCGAACGAGCAGGCCCTGCCGCGGGGCTACTCGACCACGCGGGTCAAGCGTGCGATCAAGGAGCTGGCGCTGCACCTCAACGAGCTGCACCGGCTGGCCGAACCGCTGAACCATACCATCCCGTCGCAGAGCTAGGGGCCCGCACCGACCCCGTGACCTCCCCGGATGCGAGGAGCCTCAGAGATGGCGACCGAACGCGACTATCAGGATCTCTACGACCGCATCGCGGCGCTGCGGCAGGCGGTGGCGGGCCAGCTCGCGGGCGACCTCGTGCAGAACCCGGGCCTCGGCGACGCCCTGGTCCAGCAGATCGACGCCATGCTCCGATCGGTCGAGGAGGCCGACGCCAAGGAGCCGCCACCGCCGGACAAGGGCCTCGCCCAGCTCGCCGGCATCGGCCCCGATGCGGCCGCCGAGCTCGGCCAGACTCGGCTCCCGCCCGGCGTCAAGGCCTACGACGAGACCGTCACCTCCGAACGGCTGATCGCCGTCGGCGACCTGTATTATTTGTATCAACATGAGCGGATCGGGGTCTTCCGCGTCGTCCAGAAGCTCAAGGAACTCTTCCGCGCCGGCGCCGTCCGGCTCTCGGCGGGGCCCGGGGCCTTCGCGCTGTACCAGTTCGACCGCCGCGAGGTCCTGAGATTCACCCGACGCGAGCGGCTGGGCGCCTACCGCCGCGTCCTCGGCTACGGCTCGGCCGCGGTCCCCGCCGGGGCGCGGCCCAACGCCGAGTTCCATACGATGTTCAGCCACTTCGTCAACCAGATCGTCCTCTACTGGCGCGACAAGCGCATCTCGGACGTGATCCGCGAGCGCGCCTACGACCCGAGCTTCGGCAGCGTCTCGATCGTCCGCCGCGCCGGGCTGGATCTGCGCAACAACCTGAAGTTCACCTCCTACGGCAACCTCAACGTCCTCCGCGTCGAGGTCATGCAGCTGCTCGACGAGGCGTTCCGGATCCTCGGCTCCGACGACGTCAAGCGCCTCTTCGGCGCCGACAACGCCTGGGACGTGGTCGAGGAGGTGCTCGTCCGCTACTTCAACGAACGCCTGGTCACCTCGCCCCGCCAGCGGATGGCCGTCGCCGGCCGGGAGATCCTCCGCTGGCTCGCCCAGCCGCACATCCTCCAGTCGGCCCGCGCCCAGTTCGAGGCCCTGCTCCTCCAAGTCGCCGAGTACGCCGAGGAATGGCTCACCAGCGCCCAGGCCCTCGGCCTCGCCCGCCGCGTCACCACCGACCGGGTGGCCCCCTTCGGCCGCCCGGCATCCGGCGCGGTTCGGACCGTCCCCGATCGGGCGACCCTCCGGGCCGAACGCGAGTTCGAGTTCGAGATGTGAGGGGCGACGGGCATCGAATCGGCGCCGGGACGGCCCCCGGGACGACGGCCCGATCGAACCCCGCCCGCCCGGGGCTTCCCGACGCGTTCAAGCCTGCTGATGGTTACGGAAGGGGGTGGGACATGTCGATCGCCGATCGGAGGCTGGATGCGGAACTCGATCGGCTCCTGGCCCGGGCCGGCGAGGCGTTCATTCGCACGCCGCTCGCGCCGCCCTACCGGGGACCGCTCCCATTGACCCGGGCGAGCCAGGCCCCCGCCGCGCGAGGGGTGTATCGCATCTACCGCGCCGGGATTCTCGTCTACCAGGGCGAGACGGCCGATATCCGCCGCCGACTCCTACAGCACCTCCTCTGCCTGACTCACCTGCGGATCACGCCGGCACCTTACACGTTCCGCTACGGGCTGATGCCCCGGAGCACGCCCAGGACACGTCGGATCATCGAGCGGAGGGCGATCGAGAACAATCGCCGCCTCCTCCCGCAGCAGCGGGAATGGGAGCTCACCTCGGCGTTCTATTGATCCCGACCGCGCCGAGCCGTCGACCCGGAGCCGTCGGATGGATGACGCCGTGGCCCGTGCCCTGGCCTACGCGAAGGCCGCTCGGCCTGGCTTCGTCGCCCAGTTGAAGGACTTCGTCCGCATCCCGTCCGTCAGCGCCGATCCCCGCCACGCCGCCGACGTGCGGCGGTGTGCCGACTGGCTGGCCCGGGACCTCCGCCGGATCGGGATGCCGCGCGTCCGGGTCATCGCCACGCCGCGGAACCCGATCGTCTACGCCGACTGGCTCGGCGCCCCGGGCCGGCCGACCGTCCTGATCTACGGCCATTACGACGTCCAGCCCGCCGATCCCCCGGACGCCTGGCGGACGCCCCCCTTCGAGCCGACCGTGCGCGGCGACGATCTCTTCGGCCGGGGGGCGAGCGACGACAAGGGGCCGCTGTTCGCGCACGTCAAGGCCCTGGAGTCCTTCCTCCGCACCCGCGGCACACCGCCGGTCAACATCCGCTGCCTCTTCGACGGCGAGGAGGAGATCGGCAGCCCCAACCTCGTCCCCTGGTTGGCGCGGCACCGCCGCGCCCTGGCGTCCGACCTCGCCGTGATCTCCGACACCCGGATGCTCGGGCCAGACCGGCCGGCGATGACCTATTCGCTGCGCGGCTCGCTCGGCCTGGAGCTGGAAGTCCGCGGGCCGCGTCGCGACCTGCACTCCGGCGCCTTCGGCGGCGCTGTGCACAACCCGCTCCAGGCCCTCTGCGAGATCCTCGCCCGCCTGCACCACCCCGACGGCCGCGTCGCGGTCCCCGGCTTCTACGACCGCGTCCGCCCCGTCGGCCCAGACGAGCGGTCCTTCATGGCCCGTCGCGGCCCGAGCGACGCCCGCATCCTCCGCGACGCCGGGGTCGATCGTCCCTGGGGAGAGCCCGGCTATTCGCTCCACGAGCGGACGACCATCAGGCCCGCGTTGACGATCAACGGCCTGTCCGGCGGCTACCAGGGCCCCGGCGGGAAGGCCGTTATTCCGGCCTCGGCCGTCGCCAAGGTCGGCATCCGCCTAGTCCCCGACCAGGACCCGGGCGAAATCTCGCGGCTCGTCCGCCGCCATATCGCTCGCCTGGCTCCGCCGACAGTCCGGGTCGCCGTCCGAACGCTCCAACGGGCCCGGCCCGTGCACCTCGTCCACCGCCATCCCGGCTTTCAGGCCGCTGCAATCGCCTATCGTCGCGGGTTCGGGACTGTGCCTGTGCTCCTCCGCTCCGGGGGGACGATTCCCGTGGTCGATGCGCTCCAGTCCATCCTCTGCACCCCGTGCATTCTGATGGGATTCGCGCTGCCCGACGACCGGATGCATGCGCCCGACGAAAAGCTCCATCTCCCCACCTTCGGCCGCGCGATCGCGACCTGTATCCATTTCCTAGCCGAGGTCCCCGTGTCGCTGTCATATAACGAAATACATTAAAATTGTATCATATTGGCAAATTAAGCTGTAGAGTCTAGGAGTGGCGCGGTGGCTGATGCTCCGTTTCCACTCCCCGCTCATCGAACCGGACGGGCGGGTTTCCCGCATCCGGCTCTCAGACAAGAACTCATGCGTTAGCCCACGGAAAGCTTCGAGGACGGTCGCTAAAGCGGATGAGGCCGAATTCGTCATGCGTAGCCGTTCACGGCCCATTGTTGCGTCTGTTGCGTGATGGCGGTAGAACGGCGGCATGAAGGATCAGCCGCCGATCGACCAACCGCTCTGGGATGGCTTGCCGGCCGAGGCACGGGCGGCCGTCTCGGCATTGGTCGATTCCTACGAGCGGTGGCTCGCCGAGCTGGAGCAGCGGCTGGGCAGGAACTCCACCAACTCCTCCAGGCCGCCCTCCTCCGATCCCCCGTCACTCAAGCGGCGGCGTCCGCCGGCCCCTCACTCGGGCAGGAAGCGGGGTGGGCAGCCCGGCCACCGCCGACACGTCCGCCCCCTGGTCCCGCCCGAGCGACTCCGGCAGGTCGTCGAATGCAGGCCGCCGTCCTGCCGCCGGTGCGGCGACGCCCTCGCCGGCGACGACCCCGAACCGATCCGGCATCAGGTCGCCGAGGTGCCGCCGATCCAGCCCGTGGTCGATGAGTACCGGCTCCATCGCCTGAAGTGCCCCCGCTGTCGCACCACCACCTGTGCGAAGCTGCCTCCGGGTGTGCCCATCGGGGCGTTCAGGCCACGGTTGCGGGCCGCCCTGAGCGTCCTGGCGGGGGCCTACCGCCTCGGCAAGCGCCCGATCCGGCAACTCGCCTGCGACCTGCTCGGCCTGTCGATCTCCGCCGGGGTGATCTGCCGCCTGGAGCGGCAGTGGGCCGCCGAGTTGGAAGCCCCGGTCGAGGGGCTCCGAGAGCATGACCGCGCCGCCGCCTCGGCCCACATCGACGAGACCTCGTGGTGGCAGGGCCGGGACAAGATGTGGCTGTGGGCGGCCATCACCAAAGGGGCGACGGGCTTCACCATCGCCAAGTCCCGGGGGGCTGCGGTCGCCAAGGCCATGCTGGGGACCGATCGCCGCAAGGTGGTCATCAGCGATCGGTTCAAGAGCTACGCCTGGGTCAAGCGTCGCCAGTTCTGCTGGGCCCACCTCCGCCGGGATTTCCAGGCGATGATCGACCGGGGCGGCGAGGCGGGCGAGGTCGGCCGGCGGTTGCTCGACCGCTCCGACGCCCTGTTTCGGTGGTGGCATCGGGTGCGGGACGGGACGCTGGCCCGGTCGAGCTTCCGGCTCTATGTCTCGTGGCTGCGGGACTGCCTGCGGGACGACCTGCGTCGGGGGCTGGGGTGCGGCTGCGCTCAGACGGCGGCGACGTGCCGGGAGTTGCTGGCCGGCGAGACGCACCTCTGGACGTTCGTGCGAGTCGAGGGGATCGAGCCGACGAACAACCACGCCGAGCGTGCACTGCGGCACGGGGTGATCTACCGCAAGCTCAGCGGCGGGACCGACAGCGAGTCGGGGAGCCGGTTCGTGGAGCGGATGCTCTCGGTGTTGGCGACCTGCCGCCAGCAGGGAATGAATGTGCAGGACTACCTCACCCGAGCCTACCGGGCGCATCTCGACGGCGGTACAGTCCCGTCGCTCATCCCGGCTGCCCCACCCATTGCGCCGGCCTGACGGGACGACGAGTTGCCGCTCAGCGAGCCAAGGCCGGCATTGGGGGCGTGAACGGCTACTGTTGGATCGACCTTGATACCAGGACCGAGGAGCGCCGTCATGAGAGCAGCGTCGACGGGGTTCGCATGGCTTCTCCCGCTGGTCGGCCAGATCGCCCTGGCGCAATCCGCCCCGGCTCAGGACGCCCCGGCCGAGCCCGCGCCGGCCGTGGAGGCCTTCAAGCCGGCGTCCTCCAACCAGGGCGGCAAGGAGTATCCCCAGGTCAACTCCGAGGGCCGCGCCCGATTCCGCATCGTCGCCCCCGAGGCCCGGAGCGTGCGGGTGCCCGAGTGGGGCGGGATCGACCTGACCAAGGGCGAGGACGGCGCCTGGGTCGGCACCACGCGCCCCCTGGACGAGGGGTTCCACTACTACCGGATCAACATCGACGGCGCCGACGTCCCGGACCCCGGCAGCAAGCCCTTCTACGGGGCCGGCCGCTGGGGCAGCGCCATCGAGATCCCCGCCGAGGACCAGGACTTCTATGCCGTCGAGGACGTCCCGCACGGCCAGCTCCGCGAGGTCCTCTACCACTCCGAGAGCACCGACGCCACGCGCCGCTGCTTCGTCTACACGCCTCCCGGCTATGACGAGGACACCAGTAAGCGGTACCCGGTGTTGTATCTCCAGCACGGCGCGTTCGAGGACGAGACCGGGTGGGGGAATCAGGGACGCGCGAACCTGATCATGGACAACCTGATCGCGGCGGGCGAGTCGAAGCCGTTCATCATCGTGATGGACAACGGCGGCAACAACTTCGCCGGCGGGCCCCGGCGTGGCGCCCCCCCCGCCCCCGGCGGCGCCGGCGGCCGGCCCCCCGGGCGCCCGAGGTTCGACTTCTCCGGCTTCGCGAAGATCATGACCGACGAGCTGATCCCCTTCATCGACGCCCACTTTCGCACGATCGCCGACCAGCCGCATCGGGCCATGGCGGGGCTGTCGATGGGCGGGGCGCAGACCCGGCAGATCACCCTGGCCAACCTCGACACGTTCTCGCACATCGGGCTCTTCAGCGGCGGCAGCATCGCGGCGGACGATCCGGCGCTGGCCGACCCGGAGGCCTTCAAGGAGAAGGTCGAGGTGCTGTTCGTCAGCTACGGCAGCAGGGAGAACACCGCCGCCGCGAAGGCGAACCACGAGGCCCTGGAAGCGGCCGGCATCGTGAACACCTACTACGAATCGCCCAACACGGCCCACGAGTGGCAGACCTGGCGGCGGAGCCTCTACCGGTTCGCGCCGCTGCTGTTCCGGGACTAAGCACGTGGACGGGGTTACACTTCATACCCACGATTCGAGGGTTCAGTGGCCTCATGGGCCGGTCGACAGCCGGAAAGACGGCTAATCCGGCCGCTCGTCCGCGACGGCTGCTCACCCGAGAGTTGAAGGACAACCGAGGCCAGGTGCTTAGCGGCACTTCCGGCCCGCGCCGGTTCGCCGACGCCACCCGACCAGGAGCGAGCGATGTTGCGTCACCGATCCCTCCGGGATGGCCGAGGCCCGTCCCTCCTCCGACGCCTCGGGGTCGCGGCGCTGATCCTGCTCGGGGGCCGGTCGTCGGGGGCGGCCGACTCGGCCGCCCCCGACGACGACTTCGTCATGGACCATTGCTGGCGTTGCCACGACGGCGCGATCGACGAGGACCGGCTCGACCTGACGGCGCTGGCCTTCGAGCCGGACGATCCCGCCAACCTCGCCGTCTGGATCAGGGTCCACGACCGCGTGAAGGCCGGCGAGATGCCGCCACGGGGCGAGGAGCGGCCCGACCCCGCCCGGCGGGAGGCCTTCGTCGAGGGCCTGGCGCGGTCGATCGTCGCCGCGGAGCGGGCGGCCCTGGCCGGCGAGGGCCGGGCGGTCCGGCGCCGGCTGAATCGCCACGAATATGAGAATGCCCTGCGCGACCTCCTCGGGGTCCCCTGGGCCCAGGTCGCCGACCGGCTGCCCGA carries:
- a CDS encoding dipeptidase, producing MDDAVARALAYAKAARPGFVAQLKDFVRIPSVSADPRHAADVRRCADWLARDLRRIGMPRVRVIATPRNPIVYADWLGAPGRPTVLIYGHYDVQPADPPDAWRTPPFEPTVRGDDLFGRGASDDKGPLFAHVKALESFLRTRGTPPVNIRCLFDGEEEIGSPNLVPWLARHRRALASDLAVISDTRMLGPDRPAMTYSLRGSLGLELEVRGPRRDLHSGAFGGAVHNPLQALCEILARLHHPDGRVAVPGFYDRVRPVGPDERSFMARRGPSDARILRDAGVDRPWGEPGYSLHERTTIRPALTINGLSGGYQGPGGKAVIPASAVAKVGIRLVPDQDPGEISRLVRRHIARLAPPTVRVAVRTLQRARPVHLVHRHPGFQAAAIAYRRGFGTVPVLLRSGGTIPVVDALQSILCTPCILMGFALPDDRMHAPDEKLHLPTFGRAIATCIHFLAEVPVSLSYNEIH
- a CDS encoding carboxypeptidase-like regulatory domain-containing protein gives rise to the protein MTVDEPIAERCSGRLRVEVFAYPDAEGKGPFLPQYPSLGGVTVDFVQVDTGASDSQMIDLNGSTWDLIQGCYTVSARPTAGYDPQKTTYFASEGKDDQQIHPGEAVLVATGRETLVRIGLVPEPSPVEVRVYLTTGREANSECRWPIHKARIDVDQCGRRIDCNPTDEDGRVQFSLNSTEATILKLKQTQRIQGRVYRLSGPSEVRVMPKPGQTSYVEFAYAPATARIRVDAFYDPPAGSGQSKSRVSKVEFALVAAGAEGGGKKGWLRTGTSGGGPVVFDDLDETSYTIEAVSWPPEHKGRPIAPSDPAGRRQTVLASVDDSAVVEFLFGPLLGRVQGVVHGDEGGLEGVPLVLIAEDGARFDAVSGPDGLYVFEGVPPGPVEVDPRDSKLELRDATWILVERDEAAESASHSGNGTGRDGSDGSGGHSHRRTLRVAASRTAHGPDFRFKRDLPRIIGDIVDEQDRAIPYAEVLIFDQSGRNELDRVFCDEHGKFVWVAPRSGDYLVTPRFRGSGEVATRTPVKVRSDAFVRLKARSYRPPGDEPPPGRGHGELAGNVADITTFPLQIDGIRHAAMPSGSTASSAGAPMAPMSRLVGDTIRQVLGWQPRPDDPKGFTGALKQSFTCVEEDGTSVCKWTPRTYAVHTDLSGGIAGPQASLHIRAKDALDKFLPLLKGLNPLRLNADDEDVEALRSAVEIQASALISELGQPGGPRVPRVDQIFRTLLGIEDRITDPSEVGGLMQVIRDELGLKDELVNTVEEERNVTNYFIMVDYLTGLRQSWTINRSYFDRSGEAQPFFGTQLVLLSRSLSVVAESVEELRSTFDSVFIGPAERQTLEIAFPSTVSPPGGPTAAVIGTRAMILEDLLRWVADFAAHEGPRYIQDGGKFAVRNAFLPIVETLRNLAFGALSPANEQALPRGYSTTRVKRAIKELALHLNELHRLAEPLNHTIPSQS
- a CDS encoding alpha/beta hydrolase, whose amino-acid sequence is MRAASTGFAWLLPLVGQIALAQSAPAQDAPAEPAPAVEAFKPASSNQGGKEYPQVNSEGRARFRIVAPEARSVRVPEWGGIDLTKGEDGAWVGTTRPLDEGFHYYRINIDGADVPDPGSKPFYGAGRWGSAIEIPAEDQDFYAVEDVPHGQLREVLYHSESTDATRRCFVYTPPGYDEDTSKRYPVLYLQHGAFEDETGWGNQGRANLIMDNLIAAGESKPFIIVMDNGGNNFAGGPRRGAPPAPGGAGGRPPGRPRFDFSGFAKIMTDELIPFIDAHFRTIADQPHRAMAGLSMGGAQTRQITLANLDTFSHIGLFSGGSIAADDPALADPEAFKEKVEVLFVSYGSRENTAAAKANHEALEAAGIVNTYYESPNTAHEWQTWRRSLYRFAPLLFRD
- the tnpC gene encoding IS66 family transposase — encoded protein: MKDQPPIDQPLWDGLPAEARAAVSALVDSYERWLAELEQRLGRNSTNSSRPPSSDPPSLKRRRPPAPHSGRKRGGQPGHRRHVRPLVPPERLRQVVECRPPSCRRCGDALAGDDPEPIRHQVAEVPPIQPVVDEYRLHRLKCPRCRTTTCAKLPPGVPIGAFRPRLRAALSVLAGAYRLGKRPIRQLACDLLGLSISAGVICRLERQWAAELEAPVEGLREHDRAAASAHIDETSWWQGRDKMWLWAAITKGATGFTIAKSRGAAVAKAMLGTDRRKVVISDRFKSYAWVKRRQFCWAHLRRDFQAMIDRGGEAGEVGRRLLDRSDALFRWWHRVRDGTLARSSFRLYVSWLRDCLRDDLRRGLGCGCAQTAATCRELLAGETHLWTFVRVEGIEPTNNHAERALRHGVIYRKLSGGTDSESGSRFVERMLSVLATCRQQGMNVQDYLTRAYRAHLDGGTVPSLIPAAPPIAPA